The Burkholderia pyrrocinia genome includes a region encoding these proteins:
- a CDS encoding slipin family protein, whose product MMGYTFGFSSVLIVFVVVLVASSIRIFREYERGVVFMLGRFWKVKGPGLVLIIPIVQQVVRIDLRTVVFDVPPQDVITRDNVSVKVNAVVYFRVVDPEKAVIQVARFFDATSQLSQTTLRSVLGKHELDALLAEREQLNADIQKTLDAQTDAWGIKVSTVEIKHVDLNETMIRAIARQAEAERERRAKVIHAEGELQASEKLLQAAQTLARQPQAMQLRYLQTLTTIAADKNSTIVFPLPIDLLGALLERLGAPRER is encoded by the coding sequence ATGATGGGTTACACGTTCGGCTTCAGCAGCGTTCTGATCGTCTTCGTCGTCGTACTCGTCGCATCGTCGATCCGCATCTTCCGCGAGTACGAGCGCGGCGTCGTGTTCATGCTCGGCCGGTTCTGGAAAGTGAAGGGGCCAGGGCTCGTGCTGATCATCCCGATCGTCCAGCAGGTCGTGCGGATCGACCTGCGCACCGTCGTGTTCGACGTGCCGCCACAGGACGTGATCACGCGCGACAACGTGTCGGTGAAGGTCAACGCAGTCGTGTATTTCCGCGTCGTCGACCCGGAGAAGGCCGTGATCCAGGTCGCGCGCTTCTTCGACGCGACCAGCCAGCTCTCGCAGACGACGCTGCGTTCGGTGCTCGGCAAGCACGAACTCGACGCGCTGCTCGCCGAGCGCGAGCAGTTGAACGCCGACATCCAGAAGACGCTCGACGCGCAAACCGATGCGTGGGGGATCAAGGTGTCGACGGTCGAGATCAAGCACGTCGACCTGAACGAAACGATGATCCGTGCGATCGCGCGGCAGGCCGAGGCCGAGCGCGAACGGCGCGCGAAGGTGATTCATGCGGAAGGGGAATTGCAGGCATCGGAGAAACTGCTGCAGGCCGCGCAAACGCTCGCGCGGCAGCCGCAGGCGATGCAACTGCGCTACCTGCAGACGCTGACGACGATCGCCGCGGACAAGAACTCGACGATCGTGTTTCCGCTGCCGATCGATTTGCTGGGAGCGTTGCTGGAGCGGTTGGGGGCGCCGCGCGAGCGCTGA
- a CDS encoding haloacid dehalogenase-like hydrolase: MQRRQFMNTLAAATAATSLMLKAGTADAKSATAPDALDPGRWSPFNAARLQAVLDRHGVASAHYDEKRRPYAVFDWDNTCIMNDCEEALLMYQINHLQYKLTPDEFVGVMWKDVPKGAFMKDYTTIDGKPVTMEDLAADVESDYRWLYANYKGFGGDKSLDEIRETDQFKDFRAKLYFMYDAICDTHPLEIGYKWIIYFYKNMTTAELQAMAEASDNYGIGDALRKVRYESPKTLPGKAGVVADTHFHGIRIHEEIRAVMHTLRANGIDVYVSTASLDDVVRVFAGHPNYGYGVPPENVIGLRLDMQDGKYTSTYPAGWHFNWGPGKTVGIRNVLASKKGYGPLLVFGDSDGDAWMLRDFKDTAAGVIVNRMKKGEIGADSKLAAEQIGKSDARFLLQGRDEHTGLMIPDEKSIKYGKTDRKLLA, translated from the coding sequence ATGCAACGCCGCCAGTTCATGAATACCCTTGCCGCAGCGACTGCTGCGACGTCGCTGATGCTAAAGGCCGGTACGGCCGACGCGAAGAGCGCAACCGCGCCGGATGCGCTGGACCCGGGCCGCTGGTCGCCGTTCAACGCCGCGCGCCTGCAGGCGGTGCTCGACCGGCATGGCGTCGCGAGCGCGCACTACGACGAAAAGCGCCGCCCGTACGCGGTGTTCGACTGGGACAACACGTGCATCATGAACGACTGCGAAGAGGCGTTGCTGATGTACCAGATCAACCATCTGCAGTACAAGCTGACGCCGGACGAATTCGTCGGCGTGATGTGGAAGGACGTGCCGAAGGGCGCGTTCATGAAGGACTACACGACGATCGACGGCAAGCCGGTGACGATGGAGGATCTCGCCGCCGACGTCGAATCCGACTATCGGTGGCTTTACGCGAACTACAAGGGATTCGGCGGCGACAAGAGCCTCGACGAGATTCGCGAGACCGATCAGTTCAAGGATTTCCGCGCGAAGCTGTACTTCATGTACGACGCGATCTGCGACACGCATCCGCTCGAGATCGGCTACAAGTGGATCATCTACTTCTACAAGAACATGACGACCGCCGAGCTGCAGGCGATGGCGGAAGCGTCGGACAACTACGGTATCGGCGATGCGCTGCGCAAGGTCCGCTACGAAAGCCCGAAGACGCTGCCGGGCAAGGCCGGCGTGGTCGCCGACACGCATTTCCACGGCATCCGCATCCACGAGGAAATCCGCGCGGTGATGCACACGCTGCGCGCGAACGGCATCGACGTGTACGTGAGCACCGCGTCGCTCGACGACGTCGTGCGCGTGTTCGCCGGCCATCCGAACTACGGCTACGGCGTGCCGCCGGAGAATGTGATCGGGCTGCGTCTCGACATGCAGGACGGCAAGTACACGAGCACCTATCCGGCCGGCTGGCACTTCAACTGGGGGCCCGGCAAGACGGTCGGAATTCGCAACGTGCTCGCGTCGAAGAAAGGCTACGGTCCGCTGCTGGTGTTCGGCGACAGCGACGGCGACGCGTGGATGCTGCGCGATTTCAAGGACACCGCGGCCGGCGTGATCGTCAACCGGATGAAGAAGGGCGAGATCGGCGCGGACAGCAAGCTCGCGGCCGAGCAGATCGGCAAGTCGGACGCGCGCTTCCTGCTGCAGGGCCGCGACGAGCACACGGGCCTGATGATCCCGGACGAGAAGTCGATCAAGTACGGCAAGACCGATCGCAAGCTGCTGGCTTGA
- a CDS encoding acyl-CoA dehydrogenase, with product MDELYTEDQRMIRDAARAFATEVLAPNAAQWDHDAQLPDAVVAQLGELGLLGMIVPQELGGSYTDYVAYALAMEEVAAGDAACATLMSVHNSVGCGPILGFGTPAQKDRWLADMASGRVIGAFCLTEPHAGSEANNLRTRAELRDGKWVLNGAKQFVTNGRRAGVAIVFAMTDPEAGKRGISAFLVPTDTPGFIVGKPEKKMGIRASDTCPITFENCAIPEENLLGNRGEGLKIALSNLEGGRIGIAAQALGIARAAFDKARRYAGERVQFGKPIAEHQAIQQKLADMATQINAARLLVHHAAKLRTAGLPCLSEASQAKLFASEMAERVCSDAIQIHGGYGYLVDYEVERHYRDARITQIYEGTSEVQRMVIARQL from the coding sequence ATGGACGAGCTTTACACCGAAGACCAGCGGATGATCCGCGACGCCGCGCGCGCTTTTGCCACCGAGGTGCTGGCGCCGAACGCCGCGCAGTGGGACCACGACGCGCAGCTGCCCGACGCCGTCGTCGCGCAGCTCGGCGAACTCGGCCTGCTCGGGATGATCGTGCCGCAGGAGCTGGGCGGCTCGTATACCGACTACGTCGCGTATGCGCTGGCGATGGAGGAGGTTGCCGCCGGCGACGCCGCGTGCGCAACGCTGATGAGCGTGCACAACTCGGTCGGCTGCGGGCCGATCCTCGGCTTCGGCACGCCGGCGCAGAAGGACCGCTGGCTGGCCGACATGGCGTCCGGCCGCGTGATCGGCGCGTTCTGCCTGACCGAGCCGCACGCCGGCTCCGAGGCGAACAACCTGCGCACGCGTGCGGAGCTGCGCGACGGTAAATGGGTGCTGAACGGCGCGAAGCAGTTCGTGACCAACGGCCGGCGCGCGGGTGTCGCGATCGTTTTTGCCATGACCGACCCCGAGGCCGGCAAGCGCGGCATTTCCGCGTTCCTGGTACCGACCGACACGCCGGGCTTCATCGTCGGCAAGCCCGAGAAGAAGATGGGCATCCGCGCGTCGGATACGTGCCCGATCACGTTCGAGAACTGCGCGATTCCGGAAGAGAACCTGCTCGGCAATCGCGGCGAAGGGCTGAAGATCGCGCTGTCGAATCTCGAGGGCGGGCGCATCGGCATCGCCGCGCAGGCGCTTGGCATCGCGCGCGCCGCGTTCGACAAGGCGCGCCGTTATGCGGGCGAGCGCGTGCAGTTCGGCAAGCCGATCGCCGAGCATCAGGCGATCCAGCAGAAGCTCGCCGACATGGCCACGCAGATCAACGCCGCGCGCCTGCTCGTGCATCACGCGGCGAAGCTGCGCACGGCCGGGCTGCCGTGCCTGTCGGAAGCCTCGCAGGCGAAGCTGTTCGCGTCCGAGATGGCCGAGCGCGTGTGCTCGGACGCGATCCAGATCCACGGCGGCTACGGCTACCTGGTCGATTACGAAGTCGAGCGTCATTACCGCGACGCGCGCATCACGCAGATTTACGAGGGCACCAGCGAAGTGCAGCGGATGGTGATCGCGCGGCAGCTTTGA
- a CDS encoding M24 family metallopeptidase codes for MSDHPLPEVHLDELPQFRAVQQLAYRCVETVGAMLYPGITEKEAARLLTEWLQDNGVHDWLHKPFAWFGDRTAFKGFSGLKHMGGFNLAFFPSNRQLETDMPVILDVAPVLDGIVADVGYAHCLGENPILEQLQDDLMDHRDMIVRLVKERRSMAEVAQEVDALCRRQGVEPRHKAYPFKVLAHRVAKIHKLSKPRFVARFGLNATRNLLLDQGRAAKQQGWSPLWSIDRRSEHAPVPGLWAVEPHLGFAGVGAKFEELLVITDDDAYWLDNDLPHVRRWQRRQAERTQAVATVQAAA; via the coding sequence ATGTCCGATCACCCGCTGCCGGAAGTCCACCTCGACGAGCTGCCGCAATTCCGCGCGGTCCAGCAGCTTGCGTACCGCTGCGTCGAAACCGTCGGCGCGATGCTCTACCCGGGCATCACCGAGAAGGAAGCCGCGCGCCTGCTGACCGAATGGCTGCAGGACAACGGCGTGCACGACTGGCTGCACAAGCCGTTCGCGTGGTTCGGCGACCGCACCGCGTTCAAAGGCTTCTCGGGCCTCAAACACATGGGCGGCTTCAATCTCGCGTTCTTCCCGAGCAACCGGCAGCTCGAAACCGACATGCCGGTGATCCTCGACGTCGCGCCCGTGCTCGACGGCATCGTCGCCGACGTCGGCTATGCGCACTGCCTCGGCGAGAACCCGATCCTCGAACAACTTCAGGACGACCTGATGGACCACCGCGACATGATCGTGCGGCTCGTGAAGGAGCGCCGGTCGATGGCCGAGGTTGCGCAGGAAGTGGACGCGCTGTGCCGCCGCCAGGGCGTCGAACCGCGCCACAAGGCCTATCCGTTCAAGGTGCTCGCGCATCGCGTCGCGAAGATCCACAAGCTGTCGAAGCCGCGCTTCGTCGCGCGTTTCGGGCTGAATGCGACGCGCAACCTGCTGCTCGACCAGGGCCGCGCGGCGAAGCAGCAAGGCTGGTCGCCGCTATGGTCGATCGACCGCCGCTCCGAGCATGCGCCCGTGCCGGGCCTGTGGGCGGTCGAGCCGCATCTCGGCTTCGCCGGTGTCGGCGCGAAATTCGAGGAACTGCTCGTGATCACTGACGACGACGCGTACTGGCTCGACAACGACCTGCCGCACGTGCGCCGCTGGCAGCGCCGCCAGGCCGAACGCACGCAGGCCGTTGCAACCGTGCAGGCCGCCGCCTGA
- a CDS encoding SDR family oxidoreductase, whose translation MQPLSDEAPLALFESVHSETAVASGDLTLAVRTWGDPARSPVVLVHGYPDDSSVWQHVAPLLAHKHYVIAYDVRGAGLSGVPKRTADYHLAKLTDDFIAVIDALCPSRAVHLIAHDWGSIQGWEFVTDPRLAGRIASYTSCSGPCLDHVGFWLRERVLRPTPASLAKLGGQLLRSWYVYLFHLPFIPELGWRLWLGRAWPRLLRRIEKTPVTPRATQADDGARGVRLYRANFIRCLFVPRERYAHAPVQTIVPLGDRYVSPALSENLSRWVPQYYRREVAAGHWLPLADPARFADLAGQLIDAVESGNEPPALANARRRATSGRFSGKVAVVTGAGSGIGRCAALAFAREGATVVACDIDLASAERTALLIGLTGAQAHAKRVDVGSADEMEALAAWVGSELGGADIVINNAGIGMAGGILDTSTRHWERILHVNLWGVIHGSRLFAQQMAARGTGGHIVNTASAAAFGPSRDLPAYATTKAAVLMLSECMRAELADKGIGVTAVCPGFAETGIMASTQYAGANAQDEARLRKRATRLYQMRGLKPETVAQAMVDGVLRNRPVVAVGGEAHAMRFVGRFMPWLGRMIARVSMASH comes from the coding sequence ATGCAGCCTCTTTCCGACGAAGCGCCGCTGGCCCTGTTCGAATCGGTTCACAGCGAGACGGCGGTCGCCTCCGGCGACCTGACGCTCGCAGTCAGGACCTGGGGCGACCCGGCCCGTTCGCCGGTCGTGCTGGTGCACGGCTATCCCGACGACAGCAGCGTCTGGCAGCACGTCGCGCCGCTGCTCGCGCACAAGCATTACGTGATCGCGTACGACGTGCGCGGCGCGGGCCTGTCCGGCGTGCCGAAGCGCACGGCCGACTACCACCTCGCGAAACTGACCGACGACTTCATCGCGGTGATCGACGCGCTCTGCCCCAGCCGCGCCGTGCACCTGATCGCGCACGACTGGGGCTCGATCCAGGGCTGGGAATTCGTCACCGATCCGCGGCTCGCCGGCCGCATCGCGTCATACACGTCGTGCTCGGGGCCGTGCCTCGACCACGTCGGCTTCTGGCTGCGCGAGCGCGTGCTGCGCCCGACGCCCGCGTCGTTGGCCAAGCTCGGCGGCCAGCTCCTGCGGTCGTGGTACGTGTACCTGTTCCACCTGCCGTTCATCCCCGAGCTCGGCTGGCGGCTTTGGCTCGGCCGCGCCTGGCCGCGCCTGCTGCGCCGGATCGAAAAGACGCCCGTCACGCCGCGCGCCACGCAGGCCGATGACGGCGCGCGCGGCGTGCGCCTCTATCGCGCGAACTTCATCCGCTGCCTGTTCGTGCCGCGCGAACGCTACGCGCATGCGCCCGTGCAGACGATCGTGCCGCTCGGCGACAGGTACGTGAGCCCCGCGCTGTCCGAGAACCTGTCGCGCTGGGTGCCGCAGTACTACCGCCGCGAGGTCGCGGCCGGCCACTGGCTGCCGCTCGCCGATCCCGCGCGCTTCGCGGACCTCGCCGGGCAACTGATCGACGCGGTCGAATCGGGCAACGAACCGCCCGCGCTCGCCAACGCGCGCCGCCGCGCGACGAGCGGGCGCTTCAGCGGCAAGGTCGCGGTCGTCACCGGCGCCGGCAGCGGCATCGGCCGCTGCGCGGCCCTCGCGTTCGCGCGCGAAGGCGCGACGGTCGTCGCGTGCGACATCGATCTCGCCAGCGCCGAGCGCACCGCGCTGTTGATCGGGCTGACCGGTGCGCAGGCGCACGCGAAACGCGTCGACGTCGGGTCCGCCGACGAGATGGAAGCGCTGGCGGCCTGGGTCGGCAGCGAACTCGGCGGCGCGGACATCGTGATCAACAACGCGGGCATCGGCATGGCCGGCGGCATCCTCGACACCAGCACGCGGCACTGGGAGCGCATCCTGCACGTGAACCTGTGGGGCGTGATCCACGGCTCGCGGCTGTTCGCGCAGCAGATGGCCGCGCGCGGCACCGGCGGCCACATCGTCAACACCGCGTCGGCCGCCGCGTTCGGGCCGTCGCGCGACCTGCCCGCCTATGCGACGACGAAGGCCGCCGTACTGATGCTCAGCGAATGCATGCGCGCGGAACTTGCGGACAAAGGCATCGGCGTGACGGCCGTGTGCCCCGGCTTCGCGGAAACCGGAATCATGGCGTCGACGCAGTACGCCGGCGCCAACGCGCAGGACGAAGCACGGCTGCGCAAGCGCGCAACCAGGCTGTACCAGATGCGCGGCCTGAAACCCGAAACCGTCGCGCAGGCGATGGTCGACGGCGTGCTGCGCAACCGCCCCGTCGTCGCGGTCGGCGGCGAAGCGCATGCGATGCGCTTTGTCGGCCGCTTCATGCCGTGGCTCGGCCGGATGATCGCCCGCGTCAGCATGGCATCGCATTGA
- a CDS encoding NfeD family protein, producing the protein MRFHRHGPPPAPSAPDGRPRHPLSARVARAALFAALLVVCAVAAAPAPVEAPAARPVIVIPINGAIGPASADFIVRSLERAAREHAPLAILQLDTPGGLDTSMRQIIKAILGSPVPVAAFVAPGGARAASAGTYIVYASHFAAMAPGTNLGAASPVQIGVGGAAPPGANPAAPRAPPAGTSGASGASGSSPAALPTDTQSTEIRKAMQDASAYIRGLAQLRGRNAEWAERAVREAVSLSASEARAQHVVDLIAQDPADLARQLDGRSATTTAGTVRLATAHAPLVVVEPDWRSRFLLIIADPNVALILLTIGIYGLFFEFANPGFVLPGVAGTICLLVGLFAMQLLPISYAGLGLVLLGLGCLVAEAFLPTFGVLGFGGIVSFTIGALMLIDTDVPGYGIPWPVIASLALGGGLLVAGVSSVALRARRRPVVTGAEAMLGSIGEVLDDGLHADQPRDGDPAPSAAGWALVHGERWRVASSAPLAAGCRVRVTGRHGLMLTVAPLYDTPVQEQHHGEPS; encoded by the coding sequence ATGCGCTTCCACCGTCACGGGCCTCCGCCGGCGCCTTCCGCGCCCGACGGCCGCCCCCGTCACCCGCTGTCCGCGCGGGTCGCGCGCGCCGCGCTGTTCGCGGCGCTGCTCGTCGTGTGTGCCGTGGCCGCCGCGCCGGCGCCCGTCGAGGCGCCCGCCGCTCGCCCGGTCATCGTGATCCCCATCAACGGCGCGATCGGGCCGGCCAGCGCCGATTTCATCGTTCGCTCGCTCGAGCGCGCCGCGCGCGAGCACGCGCCGCTCGCGATCCTGCAGCTCGACACGCCCGGCGGCCTCGACACGTCGATGCGGCAGATCATCAAGGCGATCCTCGGCTCGCCGGTGCCGGTCGCCGCGTTCGTCGCGCCGGGCGGCGCGCGGGCCGCGAGCGCCGGCACCTACATCGTCTATGCGAGCCACTTCGCGGCGATGGCGCCCGGCACCAATCTCGGCGCGGCGTCGCCCGTGCAGATCGGCGTCGGCGGCGCCGCGCCGCCGGGCGCGAACCCCGCTGCGCCACGGGCGCCCCCGGCCGGGACGTCGGGTGCATCGGGTGCCTCGGGCTCGTCGCCGGCCGCGCTGCCGACCGACACGCAATCGACCGAGATCCGCAAGGCGATGCAGGACGCCTCGGCCTATATCCGCGGCCTCGCGCAGTTGCGCGGGCGCAATGCCGAATGGGCCGAGCGCGCGGTGCGCGAAGCCGTCAGCCTGTCGGCCAGCGAGGCGCGCGCGCAGCACGTCGTCGACCTGATCGCGCAGGATCCGGCCGACCTCGCGCGCCAGCTCGATGGCCGCAGCGCGACGACCACCGCCGGCACGGTGCGGCTCGCCACCGCGCATGCGCCGCTCGTCGTGGTCGAACCCGACTGGCGCAGCCGCTTCCTGTTGATCATCGCCGATCCGAACGTCGCGCTGATCCTGCTGACGATCGGCATCTACGGCCTGTTCTTCGAATTCGCGAACCCCGGCTTCGTGCTGCCGGGCGTCGCCGGCACGATCTGCCTGCTGGTCGGGCTGTTCGCGATGCAGTTGCTGCCGATCAGCTATGCGGGCCTCGGCCTCGTGCTGCTCGGTCTCGGCTGCCTCGTCGCCGAGGCGTTCCTGCCGACCTTCGGCGTGCTCGGTTTCGGCGGGATCGTGTCGTTCACGATCGGCGCGCTGATGCTGATCGACACCGATGTGCCCGGCTACGGGATTCCGTGGCCCGTCATTGCGAGCCTCGCGCTCGGCGGCGGGTTGCTCGTCGCGGGCGTGTCGAGCGTCGCGCTGCGCGCGCGGCGGCGCCCGGTCGTGACGGGCGCCGAGGCGATGCTCGGCAGCATCGGCGAAGTGCTCGACGACGGCCTGCATGCGGACCAGCCGCGCGACGGCGACCCCGCGCCGTCGGCTGCCGGCTGGGCGCTCGTGCACGGCGAGCGGTGGCGCGTCGCGAGCAGCGCGCCGCTGGCCGCCGGTTGCCGCGTGCGCGTCACGGGCCGCCACGGGCTGATGCTCACCGTCGCGCCGCTGTATGACACGCCGGTGCAAGAACAACACCACGGAGAACCGTCATGA
- a CDS encoding AraC family transcriptional regulator, translating to MKQEDKGTIAISLVAYSVALATRRGVAAEPLLAQAGIAPALLGQPRARVSAQQYGALWNAIARALDDEFFGQDRHPMRCGSFIAMSQAALSARDGLHAMARAVNFMHCVLDDLHAELDANPQRVRLRFVHRNNGATPAMFTYATYFIIVYGLTCWLIGRRIPLLHASFRCDTPPADHEYPSMFCDDMRFNEPDSYVDFDPEFATLPVVQNAKTLKTFLRNAPASFIVKYRNPNALAQRVRAVLRGMPPAAWPGAGGMAARLHVAEATLRRKLHQEGHAYQSIKDTLRRDLAFEALADPARTIADVAAATGFAEPSAFYRAFRKWSGRSPADYRDEVLARGGGAG from the coding sequence ATGAAGCAGGAAGACAAGGGAACCATCGCGATCAGCCTCGTCGCCTACAGCGTCGCGCTCGCCACCCGGCGCGGCGTCGCGGCCGAGCCGCTGCTCGCGCAGGCCGGCATCGCGCCCGCGCTGCTTGGGCAACCGCGCGCACGCGTGTCCGCGCAGCAATACGGCGCGCTGTGGAACGCGATTGCGCGCGCGCTCGACGACGAGTTTTTTGGGCAGGATCGCCACCCGATGCGCTGCGGCAGCTTCATCGCGATGAGCCAGGCCGCGCTGTCCGCGCGCGACGGGCTGCACGCGATGGCGCGCGCGGTGAATTTCATGCACTGCGTGCTCGACGACCTGCACGCGGAACTCGACGCGAACCCGCAGCGCGTGCGGTTGCGCTTCGTGCACCGCAACAACGGCGCGACGCCCGCGATGTTCACGTACGCGACCTATTTCATCATCGTCTACGGGCTCACCTGCTGGCTGATCGGGCGGCGCATCCCGCTGCTGCATGCGAGCTTCCGCTGCGACACGCCGCCCGCCGACCACGAATATCCGTCGATGTTCTGCGACGACATGCGTTTCAACGAGCCCGATTCGTATGTCGATTTCGATCCCGAATTCGCGACGCTGCCGGTCGTGCAGAACGCGAAGACGCTGAAGACCTTCCTGCGCAACGCGCCGGCGAGCTTCATCGTCAAGTACCGCAACCCGAACGCGCTCGCGCAGCGGGTGCGCGCGGTGCTGCGCGGGATGCCGCCCGCCGCGTGGCCGGGCGCGGGCGGGATGGCCGCGCGGCTGCACGTGGCCGAGGCCACGCTGCGCCGCAAGCTGCACCAGGAAGGCCACGCGTACCAGTCGATCAAGGACACGCTGCGGCGCGATCTCGCGTTCGAGGCACTGGCCGACCCCGCCCGCACGATCGCCGACGTCGCGGCCGCGACCGGCTTCGCGGAGCCGAGCGCGTTCTACCGCGCGTTTCGCAAATGGAGCGGCCGCAGTCCGGCCGACTATCGCGACGAAGTGCTCGCGCGGGGCGGCGGCGCGGGCTGA